DNA sequence from the Acidothermus cellulolyticus 11B genome:
GAATTCCCAAGGCCGAAGTCGAGGAACTTGTCTTGGAAGAAGTGCCGGACGTCGACTACTCAAAGATCGGCGGCCTCAGCGCGCAGATCGAGCAGATCCGGGACGCCATCGAACTGCCGTACCTGTACCCCGAGCTGTTCAAGGAGCACAAGCTGCGGCCGCCGAAAGGCGTGCTGCTCTACGGCCCGCCGGGGTGCGGCAAGACCCTCATCGCCAAGGCGGTGGCGAATTCCCTGGCGAAGAAGGTCGCCGAAGTGACCGGAAAACCGGAGGGGAAGAGTTTCTTCCTCAACATCAAGGGCCCGGAGTTGCTGAACAAATACGTGGGGGAGACCGAGCGACACATCCGGCTCGTCTTCCAACGGGCGCGGGAGAAGGCCAGCGGCGGCTGGCCGGTCATCGTCTTCTTCGACGAAATGGATTCCATTTTCCGCACCCGCGGTTCCGGCGTGAGCTCGGACGTGGAGAACACCATCGTTCCCCAGCTGCTCAGCGAAATCGACGGTGTCGAAGGGTTGGAGAACGTCATCGTCATCGGTGCGTCGAACCGGGAAGACATGATCGACCCCGCGATCCTGCGACCGGGCCGGCTGGACGTGAAAATCAAGATTGAGCGACCGGACGCCGAGGCGGCGCGGGACATTTTCAGCAAGTACATCACGCCGGACCTTCCGCTCCACCCGGACGACCTTGCCGAACATGGCGGTTCCCGGGAAGCCACCGTGCAGGCGATGATTCAGCACGCCGTCGAACGGATGTACGCCGAAACCGAGGAGAACCGGTTCCTCGAGGTGACGTATGCCAACGGCGATAAAGAGGTGCTGTACTTCAAGGACTTCAACTCCGGAGCGATGATTCAGAACATCGTCGACCGGGCCAAGAAGATGGCCATCAAGGATTTCCTGGAGACCGGGCAGAAGGGCCTGCGCATCCAGCACCTGATGGCCGCCTGCTACGACGAGTTCAAGGAGAACGAGGATCTCCCGAACACCACCAACCCCGACGACTGGGCCCGGATCTCGGGCAAGAAGGGCGAACGGATCGTCTACATCCGCACGCTCATCTCCGGCAAGCAGGGCACCGAGGCCGGCCGGTCGATCGACACCATCGCCAATACCGGTCAGTACCTGTAGGTTGCGGACTGCGTGTCAACCGAGCGGCCTGTAGGCCGCGGACCGGGCGTCATCCGA
Encoded proteins:
- the arc gene encoding proteasome ATPase, with amino-acid sequence MASREDRDAANARVIQLQQQVERLEEEVASLRRRLAESPRGSRSLEERLAAAQATIAGLTSQNERLVATLKEARDQIVALREEVDRLAQPPSGYGIFLGRHEDGTVDVFTGGRKLRVTVSPSVDVDSLRKGQEVMLNEALNVVRAMSFERQGEVVMFKELLDGDRALVIAHADEERVVMLADSLADTPLRVGDSLLIEPRSGFAYERIPKAEVEELVLEEVPDVDYSKIGGLSAQIEQIRDAIELPYLYPELFKEHKLRPPKGVLLYGPPGCGKTLIAKAVANSLAKKVAEVTGKPEGKSFFLNIKGPELLNKYVGETERHIRLVFQRAREKASGGWPVIVFFDEMDSIFRTRGSGVSSDVENTIVPQLLSEIDGVEGLENVIVIGASNREDMIDPAILRPGRLDVKIKIERPDAEAARDIFSKYITPDLPLHPDDLAEHGGSREATVQAMIQHAVERMYAETEENRFLEVTYANGDKEVLYFKDFNSGAMIQNIVDRAKKMAIKDFLETGQKGLRIQHLMAACYDEFKENEDLPNTTNPDDWARISGKKGERIVYIRTLISGKQGTEAGRSIDTIANTGQYL